In Electrophorus electricus isolate fEleEle1 chromosome 14, fEleEle1.pri, whole genome shotgun sequence, a single window of DNA contains:
- the lzts2b gene encoding leucine zipper putative tumor suppressor 2 homolog, translated as MATVQSLPVTADYRPPGLETRPHRSSPATAPSIGAMGSVSSMVPNHAANRGPRANLEVTARPQWGADGSGRHLSEAAHEAPLGSRTPSSRKKAAAGRGKGIGGRSHSHEDLITDWSGTWFDPRPGGGEEAPPKLVPVSGQLERNVQQAIIRPTAFKPVVPKSRNTMQYLSPRLGGGLSGSQGNLSLLAPEQDLSAAVTAERRGSFSGARNGPLSRSFTMSDSGRNSLSNLASYSGPAYNPNQTEATKPGLIHGHSNSDSGRSSSSKSTGSLGGRSQPGVSDTGSGGLASPPIEAYESVVRDLEEKLRERELELQHLRENLDENEVAICQMYEEKQKRSELEMEELRQSCASKMQKASQKARRAQQLLQLQNFQLQQEKKKLQEDFSQLLQERERLEERCVSFEHEHTQLGPRLEETKWEVCQKTGEISLLKQQLKDLQADLAQRVGEVVTLRGQLREAHTQSRTRALELEVCENELQRRKSENELLREKMSRLEEELTHLRHTLSQCAEALPLPLTHEAGYRAAGGGALMEEQRQASDSEEVKGQREGSRQQLERLKSELARERQLASDRAAAFEGERRCWEEEKNKVIRYQKQLQQNYIEMYRRNRELEGALRELSRELETREQDDESSGNEVTFDDIAATEI; from the exons ATGGCGACAGTCCAGTCCCTGCCAGTCACCGCTGACTACCGCCCTCCAGGCCTGGAGACCCGCCCACACCGCTCCTCACCGGCAACGGCCCCTTCTATCGGGGCCATGGGTTCTGTGAGCAGCATGGTGCCGAACCACGCGGCTAACCGCGGACCTCGCGCAAACCTGGAGGTCACGGCTAGGCCGCAGTGGGGCGCGGACGGCTCGGGCCGCCACCTTTCCGAGGCCGCGCACGAGGCTCCGCTCGGGAGCCGCACGCCGTCGAGCAGAAAGAAGGCTGCAGCAGGGCGAGGGAAAGGCATCGGTGGACGATCGCACTCGCACGAGGACCTGATCACAGACTGGAGCGGAACCTGGTTTGATCCAAGGCCAGGTGGAGGCGAGGAGGCGCCTCCTAAACTCGTCCCTGTGTCGGGGCAGTTGGAGAGG AACGTTCAACAGGCCATTATCCGACCGACAGCCTTCAAGCCCGTTGTGCCAAAGAGCAGAAACACCATGCAATACCTCTCACCACGCCTAGGGGGCGGCCTATCAGGGAGCCAGGGCAACCTGAGCCTGCTGGCCCCGGAACAGGACCTCAGCGCGGCGGTAACCGCGGAACGACGCGGCTCCTTCAGCGGCGCTCGGAACGGGCCGCTCAGCAGGTCGTTCACCATGTCGGACTCGGGCCGGAACTCCTTATCCAATCTGGCCTCTTACAGCGGCCCTGCCTATAACCCGAACCAGACGGAAGCTACCAAGCCTGGACTTATCCACGGACACTCCAATTCGGACAGCGGACGCTCGTCCTCCAGCAAGAGCACTGGGTCTCTCGGGGGACGCAGTCAACCGGGCGTATCGGACACAGGATCTGGAGGACTGGCCTCGCCGCCCATAGAGGCCTACGAGTCAGTTGTGCGAGACTTGGAAGAgaaactgagggagagagagctggaacTCCAGCATCTAAGAGAGAACCTGGATGAGAACGAGGTGGCGATTTGCCAG ATGTACGAGGAGAAGCAGAAGCGCAGTgagctggagatggaggagCTGCGTCAGAGCTGCGCGTCCAAGATGCAGAAGGCATCGCAGAAGGCGCGCCGCGctcagcagctgctgcagctccagaacttccagctgcagcaggagaaaaagaagctcCAGGAGGACTTCTCTCAGCTTCTGCAGGAGCGCGAGCGCCTCGAGGAACGCTGCGTGTCCTTCGAGCATGAGCACACGCAGCTCGGACCCAGACTCGAGGAGACCAAGTGGGAG GtgtgtcagaagacaggtgagaTCTCCCTGCTGAAACAGCAGTTGAAGGACCTGCAGGCGGACCTGGCGCAGCGGGTGGGCGAGGTGGTCACCCTGCGCGGTCAGCTGAGGGAGGCGCACACGCAGTCACGGACCCGCGCTCtggagctggaggtgtgtgagaaTGAGCTGCAGCGCCGCAAGAGCGAAAACGAGCTCCTCCGCGAGAAAATGAGCCGCCTGGAGGAAGAGCTGACCCACCTCCGCCATACCCTTAGCCAGTGCGCCGAGGCTCTGCCCCTCCCGCTCACGCACGAGGCAGGCTACAGAGCAGCCGGGGGCGGAGCACTTATGGAGGAACAGAGGCAGGCCAGTGACAGTGAGGAGGTGAAAGGTCAGCGCGAGGGATCCCGGCAGCAGCTAGAGAGGCTGAAGTCGGAGCTCGCACGCGAGAGGCAGCTGGCGTCAGATCGGGCGGCCGCGTTTGAGGGCGAGCGGCGGTGctgggaggaggagaagaacaaAGTGATCCGCTACCAGAAACAGCTGCAGCAGAACTACATAGAGATGTACCGGCGCAACCGTGAGCTAGAGGGCGCTCTGCGCGAGCTCAGCCGAGAGCTGGAGACGCGAGAGCAGGACGACGAGAGTAGCGGCAACGAGGTTACCTTTGATGACATCGCCGCCACCGAGATATAA